Genomic DNA from Deltaproteobacteria bacterium HGW-Deltaproteobacteria-18:
CATGATGGTCACGGGCACTTCCGTGGCCACGACATCGGTCTCGTGCGCGAAACCGGCGGCCGTGACTTTGACGATATCCATCTGCACCAGAGGCTCTAGAGGCTGGGGGTCGGCCATGGGGACTCCTGAAAAAAATTGAAGAACTCCGCCGTCATCGCTTGGAACGGCATTCCGGAACGGCGAAAAAAGATCGACAAGCTCGGGCAATGTCCTACTTGCAGCCCGCCTCCTGTCAAGGCGCAGAATCGCTCTTCCGACGGGTCAGGTGAAGACAATGCTCAGCGGCGTCATCCTTTTGAACAATGGCATCCATGTCTTTTCAACTACTCGGAAAGAATGGATTCCCTCCTTGACCGGGATGTCTTTGCAGGGAATCTCCCGACTTTTTGCAATACCCGTTCACTGACAAACCAAGCGTGAGCGTCCGCTTCGTGATAAAGTTCACATTTGAGACCTTGCCCTCCAGCAGGTAAGAATATATGAGAAAAACTTACCCGAGGGACGCCCAGACCCACCTTTATTTCCCCCGCAGGAGGATGAAAAATAGGGTCATGGGGATCAGATCTGGAACATTCAAGGAGGAAATAATGAACCGTCTTCGTACGCTGGCCCTGGTAGGACTGATTATCTTAGGCAGCGCCACGATCGCCCTGAGCGAAACTTTCGAGATTCCCGAGAGCGTGACCATGAGCCCCAAGCAGTTTGAAGGCTACACGCCCAAGAAAGGGGATGTGACCTTCAATCATGCTTCACACATGGATATCGCCTGCCAGCAGTGCCATCATACCGTGGCTGACACCTACACCCTTGAAAGCTGCATGACTGAAGGCTGTCACGACAACATCAAGGAGCGGACGGAAATTTCCTCGGTCTACCGAACTTTCCACACCACCAAGGACACGGAAAAGAGTTGCGTGGGCTGCCACCGCGAACTCAAGCGCCAGGGCTCCAGCGACGCCCCCCTGGCCTGCAACAGCTGCCACGTCCAGTAATTCTTCCACGCCCCCGGCTGTCCGGGGGCGCTTCTTTCATGCCCGAACGTCCCGTCCCTGCCTCCTTTTTTCAATTCAAAGAACGCTTTTCCTCCCGATTCTTCAGCCGTCCCCCGCTCAAGCCCGAGCGGTCCGGTTTGCGCCTTGCAAGGTCCGTCGACTGTCTGACTGAGCCAGGCATCGCTGGCTTCCCCTTCGTCCCCTGCCCACGCCCGAGCGATCCGGTTTGTGGCGGCAAGGTCCGTCGACTGTCTGACTGAGCCAGGCATCGTTGCCTTCCCCGTCGTTCCCCGCCTGTCTCTGATCGTCCGTCCTGCACGCGACGGGGAAGCCTTACGAGGCCCGCGAAGGAGTTTCGGCGGCCCTTGCCGGCGCAAACCGGATCGCGGCGCCCTGCGCATCCCCCCTTATTCCTCTACACAAAATTGACCTCAGCCCCACATTCATGCTTCAGTAACAGCGCATCAAAAAACATGGAGCCCAAGCATGACCACGCCGCCCCCCTCCCCTCTCATCCGCGCCCGGGACCTGACCAAGGTCTATTACCCCGGCGCGACCATGGAAGTGCGGGCCCTGGGCGGGGTCAGCCTGGATCTCTTTCCCGGGGAGCTGGTCGTCCTCCTGGGCGCCTCGGGCAGCGGCAAGTCGACGCTCCTGAACATCCTGGGCGGCCTCGATACCCCCACCAGCGGCACCCTGTCCTACCGCGGCCAGGACCTGACCCATGCCGACGAGAAGACGCTGACCGCCTACCGCCGCGAGAACGTCGGCTTCATCTTCCAGTTCTACAACCTCATCCCAAGCCTCACGGCCCGCGAGAACGTGGCCCTCATCACCGACATCGCCGACGACCCCATGGACCCGGCCGAGGCACTGAACCGGGTCGGCCTGTCCGGACGCATGGACCATTTCCCTTCCCAGCTCTCGGGCGGCGAGCAGCAGCGTGTGGCCATAGCCCGCGCCATCGCCAAGAACCCCGACGTGCTCATGTGCGACGAACCCACGGGCGCCCTGGACGTGCGCACGGGCATCACCGTGCTCTCGGCCATCGAGCGCATCAACGCGGACCTTGGCACCCTGGCCGTAGTCATCACGCACAACGTGGCCATCGCGGACATGGCTGACCGCGTCATCCTGCTCTCGGACGGACGCATCACAAACATCCGCACCAACGCGACCCGCCGCCGGGCCGAAGAGCTGGTCTGGTGAAATGCGCGCCCTGAACGTGAAACTCCTGCGCGACCTGTGGTCCATGAAGGGGCAGATGGCCGCCGTAGCCCTGGTCATGGCCTGCGGACTGATGGTCATGATCATGGCCCGCGGGCTGGTCAAGTCCCTGGAGACGGCCCGGGATGAGTACTACGCTTCCCACCGCCTGGCCCATGTCTTCTGCGACCTCAAGCGCGCCCCGAACGCCGTGGGGATGCGGCTGCGGGAGATAGACGGGGTAGCATCCCTGGAGACGCGGGTCAGGGGAGCATTGACCCTTGACCTGCCGGGCCTTGACGAACCCGCCGATGGCCTGATCCTGTCCCTGCCCGACGGCCGGGAGACCGAAGTCAACCGCCTGCACCTGCGTCAGGGACGCCTGCCGGAGCCGTACAGCCCTGACGAGGTCGTGGTCAGCGAACCCTTTGCCAAGGCTCACGGCTTTGTCCCGGGGCACACTCTTGAGGCGACCATCCACGGCGCGCACACGACGCTGCGCATCGTCGGCGTCGGCATGTCGCCTGAGTACGTTTACGAAACACGGCCCGGCGAGACCGTGCCCGACAACCGCCGCTACGGCACCTTCTGGATGAGCGAAGGGGCTCTGGCCTCCGCCTTCATCCTCAAGGGCGCCTTCAACAGCGTCATCCTGACCCTGGCCCCAGGAGCCGAGACCGGCCCCGTGAAGAAGGATCTGGACCGCATTCTGGCCCCCTACGGCGCGCTGGTGGCCTTTGACCGCTCGGAGCACGTCTCGACCAAGCTCATCGACGACCGCATCGCCATGCTCAAGGGGTTCGCCGTCGCCTTCCCGATCATCTTCCTGTCCATCGCCGCCTTCATGACCAGCGCGGCCCTGACGCGACTGGTGCGCCTGCAGCGCGAGCAGATCGCTCAGCTCAAGGCCTTCGGCTACTCTTCGGCGGACGTGGGGCTGCATTATTTCCAGTTCGCCCTGGCCGCCGTCGTGGCCGCCACCCTGCTGGGCTCCGTGATCGGCCTGTGGATAGGACAGGAGCTCGTGGAGATCTACCGCCGCTTCTTCCAGTTCCCGAACCTCGCCTTCCGCCCTGACTGGCGGGCACTCGGCCTGGCATTGGCCGCCAGCGCGGGGACTTCCTTCATCGGGGTGCTGGGGGCCGTGCGCCAGGCCGTGAAGCTTCCCCCGGCCGAGGCCATGCGCCCCGAACCCCCGGCGCGCTTCGAACCGTCCGTCCTTGAGCGCATGGGCCTGCTGCGCCTGCTCTCGCCCATCCAGCGCATGGCTCTGCGCAACCTGGAGCGCAGGCCCTGGCAGGCCTTCTTCACGGCCTTCGGCCTGGCCATGGCCACGGCCATCCCCATCGTACCCGGAGCCATGGGCGACGGCATCGACTACCTCATGGATTTCCAGTGGCGGCTGGCCCAGCGCCAGGACGCCACAGTATCCCTCATCGAACCCGCTTCCCCGTCCGCCCTGCACGCCCTTGCGGCCATGCCCGGGGTGCTGCATGCCGAACCCTTCCGCGTGGTGCAGGGGCGCATCGTGAACGGCCTGCGCCAGCGCCGTATCGGCCTGACCGGCCGCATGCCAGGCGCACGCCTGAACCTGCTTCTCGACGACAGAGGACACACCGTGGAACTGCCGCTGGCGGGTCTGCTCCTGTCCGAGAAACTGGCCGAGGTGCTGGAGCTTGCGCCCGGAGACAGGGTACGCATCGAGGTTCAGGAAGGGCGCCGCCCGGTGCTCGAGACCTTCGTGGCCGGGACCATCACGGATTTCGCCGGGGTCGGGGCCTACATGGATTTTCATGCCCTGGGCCGGCTCATGGGCGAGGAGCGGGTTGTCAGCGGCGCACACCTGACCCTGGACAAGACATATCGAAACGAATTTTTGGACGCGGCGGCGGACACCCCGGCCATCGCCTCGGCAGTTTTCACATCCTCGGCCCGCGAGAGCTTCCAGCTGGCCATGGGCGACATGATGGGCGTGGTCCAGGGCGTCTATTTCACCTTTGCCATCATCGTATCCTGCGGGGTGGTCTACAACGGGGCGCGCATCGCCCTGTCCGAGCGCACCCGCGACCTTGCCACCCTGCGCGTGCTGGGTTTTTCCGAGATCGAAACAACCATGATCCTTCTCTCGGAACTCATATTCCTGACTTTGGCGGCCCTGCTGCCGGGCCTGTGGATCGGCGGCGAACTGGCCCGCGTCCTGGTCATGACGGCCAACACCGAGTCCGTGCGCATGCCTCTGGTGCTGACGGACCGGGCCTACGCCACGGCCGTGCTCATCGTCCTTTCGTCATCCATGGCGTCCTTCCTGGTGGTCGGACGCCGCATCCGGAACCTGCAACTCCTCTCCGTACTGAAGGCTCCCGAATGAACACCGCACGCAAGCGCCGTCCGTGGCGCACACTCTTCGTCGCCCTCTTCTGCCTGGCCCTGGCAGCCGTCCTTGCAGCAGGGTTCTGGCCCAGGCCCATGCCCGTGCAGACAGCAGCCGTGGCCCGCGGCCCCATGACGGTGACCGTGACCGAGGAGGGCAAGACGCGCATCCGCAGCCGCTACGTGGTCTTCCCGCCCATGGCGGGCTTCCTGCAGCGCGTGGAGTTGCGCGCCGGCGCGCCCATCAAGGCGGGAAAAACGGTGCTTGCAGTGCTGACGCCCGAGCCGTCGACCTTCCTGACGCCTCGCGCCCGGGCCGAAGCCCAGGCCAGGCTTCAGGCGGCC
This window encodes:
- a CDS encoding ABC transporter; protein product: MTTPPPSPLIRARDLTKVYYPGATMEVRALGGVSLDLFPGELVVLLGASGSGKSTLLNILGGLDTPTSGTLSYRGQDLTHADEKTLTAYRRENVGFIFQFYNLIPSLTARENVALITDIADDPMDPAEALNRVGLSGRMDHFPSQLSGGEQQRVAIARAIAKNPDVLMCDEPTGALDVRTGITVLSAIERINADLGTLAVVITHNVAIADMADRVILLSDGRITNIRTNATRRRAEELVW
- a CDS encoding ABC transporter permease, producing the protein MRALNVKLLRDLWSMKGQMAAVALVMACGLMVMIMARGLVKSLETARDEYYASHRLAHVFCDLKRAPNAVGMRLREIDGVASLETRVRGALTLDLPGLDEPADGLILSLPDGRETEVNRLHLRQGRLPEPYSPDEVVVSEPFAKAHGFVPGHTLEATIHGAHTTLRIVGVGMSPEYVYETRPGETVPDNRRYGTFWMSEGALASAFILKGAFNSVILTLAPGAETGPVKKDLDRILAPYGALVAFDRSEHVSTKLIDDRIAMLKGFAVAFPIIFLSIAAFMTSAALTRLVRLQREQIAQLKAFGYSSADVGLHYFQFALAAVVAATLLGSVIGLWIGQELVEIYRRFFQFPNLAFRPDWRALGLALAASAGTSFIGVLGAVRQAVKLPPAEAMRPEPPARFEPSVLERMGLLRLLSPIQRMALRNLERRPWQAFFTAFGLAMATAIPIVPGAMGDGIDYLMDFQWRLAQRQDATVSLIEPASPSALHALAAMPGVLHAEPFRVVQGRIVNGLRQRRIGLTGRMPGARLNLLLDDRGHTVELPLAGLLLSEKLAEVLELAPGDRVRIEVQEGRRPVLETFVAGTITDFAGVGAYMDFHALGRLMGEERVVSGAHLTLDKTYRNEFLDAAADTPAIASAVFTSSARESFQLAMGDMMGVVQGVYFTFAIIVSCGVVYNGARIALSERTRDLATLRVLGFSEIETTMILLSELIFLTLAALLPGLWIGGELARVLVMTANTESVRMPLVLTDRAYATAVLIVLSSSMASFLVVGRRIRNLQLLSVLKAPE